One window from the genome of Desulforamulus ruminis DSM 2154 encodes:
- a CDS encoding HNH endonuclease signature motif containing protein, with protein MSFEVYNPRPQQTQHRYTSDQATFLVENVNGRSTQELTDMFNNYFGINLTLAQIKAYKKNHGLTSGLDGRFRSGHTPFNKGKKGVGGWEPTQFKKGNRPHNYKPVGTERVNGNDYVDIKIADPNKWKGKHILIWEERHGPVPKGHVVIFGDGNRRNFEPDNLILVSRGQLAILNKKNLIQNDAKLTKTGIIIADIFKKISDRKPRRKG; from the coding sequence ATGAGTTTTGAAGTGTACAATCCCCGACCGCAGCAGACGCAGCATAGATACACTTCAGATCAGGCTACCTTTCTCGTCGAAAATGTCAATGGCCGCAGTACCCAAGAGCTCACAGACATGTTTAATAATTACTTCGGAATAAATCTAACCTTGGCACAGATAAAGGCTTACAAGAAAAACCACGGCTTGACCAGCGGCCTAGACGGAAGATTTAGATCAGGGCACACTCCTTTTAACAAAGGTAAAAAAGGCGTTGGCGGATGGGAGCCTACTCAGTTTAAGAAGGGCAATAGGCCACACAATTATAAGCCGGTTGGCACAGAAAGAGTAAACGGTAATGACTATGTGGACATAAAAATCGCAGACCCTAACAAGTGGAAAGGGAAACACATTTTAATTTGGGAAGAGCGCCACGGGCCCGTACCCAAAGGGCACGTAGTCATCTTTGGAGACGGCAACCGGCGCAATTTTGAACCGGATAATCTCATTCTTGTTTCCCGTGGCCAACTGGCGATTTTGAATAAAAAGAATCTGATTCAAAATGACGCCAAATTAACAAAAACAGGGATTATCATAGCAGATATTTTCAAAAAAATAAGTGACCGGAAACCCAGACGAAAAGGTTAG
- a CDS encoding PcfJ domain-containing protein produces the protein MLAATVVIPQMFTAYAEDLGYHSNGLHHFQYFCEQCDQAFTVTWGKKTGAMGWYERGDYFHCPHCGMRHEKHVVTVKRGVQAPNEVRLSVKVYKSAVTFEVYSSTVYFQDTLRVFSGKHKEIFRFDLAKQKVVFTRYKNNCKIESFEIGNPYELEVLEKSILGFFLPNSLANTREKAELYGILRVLRETVQAKLERHLGHKISSMYVSPGQYYGAFLLPIFNMAYRVLFPDAPNLPNIYRESPGTIRSYWKMKMVNGHFMEAVIASTRERVDFVSALAAANAVPDRPLMRRILAVNPFEIGLLAQSFALCRNYDLAVRLYAGFKLLKANGNTLEYAVQYVNEDLIEFLREMLPLYGEAGVVRMVEEAREINLRDCIRLHQQLNEENRERLKTEKVRLKELHDWMARTHRRQNHVNLKFEVPDHIIKRLSMQKDKIKFFMPKESLELLEAGAELHNCVASYGKAMKDNTQWIVLVADDKGKLAACLEIRGKALVQAKLDKNIPVARDAKLNNEVLAWAKNAGLEIKTEDVEAQEEMILKTG, from the coding sequence TTGCTTGCAGCTACCGTCGTCATCCCTCAGATGTTTACCGCCTATGCGGAGGATTTAGGATACCACAGTAACGGACTACACCACTTTCAATACTTCTGTGAGCAATGTGACCAGGCTTTCACTGTTACCTGGGGCAAAAAGACCGGGGCCATGGGCTGGTATGAACGGGGTGATTATTTCCATTGCCCCCACTGCGGTATGCGGCATGAAAAACATGTTGTCACCGTTAAACGCGGAGTGCAGGCCCCGAACGAAGTTCGCCTCAGTGTGAAAGTGTACAAAAGCGCGGTTACCTTTGAGGTCTACAGCAGCACCGTGTATTTTCAGGATACCCTGCGGGTTTTCAGTGGGAAGCACAAAGAAATCTTCCGTTTTGACCTTGCCAAGCAGAAAGTGGTGTTTACCCGGTATAAAAATAACTGCAAGATTGAATCCTTTGAAATTGGCAACCCGTATGAGTTAGAAGTATTGGAAAAAAGCATTCTAGGTTTCTTTTTGCCCAACAGTTTAGCCAACACAAGGGAAAAGGCCGAATTATATGGAATTCTCCGGGTTCTTCGGGAGACGGTACAGGCAAAGCTGGAAAGGCATCTGGGGCATAAAATCAGTTCCATGTACGTCAGCCCGGGTCAGTATTATGGCGCTTTCCTGCTGCCCATCTTCAATATGGCGTATCGGGTGTTGTTTCCCGATGCGCCCAACCTTCCGAACATCTACCGGGAGAGCCCCGGGACCATTCGGAGTTATTGGAAGATGAAAATGGTCAACGGTCACTTTATGGAAGCGGTTATCGCTTCGACCCGTGAGCGAGTGGATTTTGTCTCCGCTCTGGCGGCCGCAAACGCGGTACCTGACCGGCCTCTGATGAGACGCATATTGGCGGTAAATCCCTTTGAAATCGGTCTGTTGGCCCAGTCCTTTGCGCTGTGCCGGAACTATGATTTAGCCGTCCGTCTCTATGCCGGCTTTAAGCTGTTGAAGGCAAATGGAAACACGTTGGAATATGCGGTTCAGTACGTTAACGAGGATTTAATTGAATTCCTGCGGGAAATGCTGCCGCTATACGGTGAGGCCGGTGTGGTCCGCATGGTGGAAGAAGCGAGGGAAATAAACCTCCGGGATTGCATTCGACTCCACCAGCAGCTTAACGAAGAGAACCGGGAAAGATTGAAAACAGAAAAAGTTAGACTGAAGGAATTACACGACTGGATGGCCCGGACCCACCGGAGGCAAAACCACGTAAACTTAAAATTTGAGGTTCCTGACCACATCATAAAACGGCTTTCCATGCAAAAGGATAAGATAAAATTCTTTATGCCCAAAGAATCCCTCGAACTCCTGGAGGCCGGCGCCGAACTGCACAACTGTGTTGCCTCCTACGGAAAAGCCATGAAGGATAATACCCAATGGATCGTATTGGTGGCGGACGATAAAGGCAAACTGGCTGCCTGCCTGGAGATTCGGGGGAAAGCCCTGGTACAGGCAAAGCTGGATAAAAACATACCGGTAGCCCGGGACGCCAAGCTTAATAATGAAGTGCTTGCCTGGGCAAAGAATGCCGGTCTGGAAATTAAAACGGAAGATGTAGAAGCACAGGAAGAAATGATTTTGAAGACAGGCTGA
- a CDS encoding virulence-associated E family protein gives MQSISKIKHDGSLTIATGRSRKEKNWRNREMVWSELVERLSRTTRTGETLAEYRKLTKAQQGQIKDVGGFVGGTLKGGRRKSDAVVWRQVVTLDADFVKGDLWASVEMMLGCACVVYSTHAHSPQNPRLRLVIPLSRPITPDEYPAVARRIAADLGIDFFDDTTYEPHRLMYWPSTSSDGEYVFRLADEPWLNPDEVLARYPDWKDPSYWPESSRAQQDRKKLADKQGDPLAKPGIVGAFCRTYTIQDAIENFLGEVYGPCGDGRYTYLSGSTAGGLVVYDGDTFAYSHHGTDPVSGKLVNAFDLVRLHLFGTRDEEAEPGTPTVKLPSYLAMLEFCQNDNFVKSTITEELLSKAQEDFKNDGEWTKHLEFSKKGEIIPSLRNLVLILRNDPNLCGIAYNSHRGAIVLLEPVPWRKPGEWKGPDWSDDDDAALRVYLEKVYRIWTPSKLNDALAAVSHERTFHPIREYLEGLPEWDGIPRLEELLIDYLGAEDSTYVRAVTKKTLIAAVARVMQPGCKFDYMLVLVGRQGLGKSTLFTRLAGDWFNDSLSMNDMKDKTAAEKLQGYWILEIGELAGFKKAEVEAVKSFLSRQRDVYRPSFGRRTVEHPRQCIIVGSTNNDTGFLRDSTGNRRFWPVTVTGVSEDKASWTLNDYTVSQIWAEAVDAWKAGEKLFLEGEVAAEAQEQQKLAMESDERIGMIKEYLDRLLPEDWEKKSLSERRAFIHGDDFGQEAVGTMQRDRVCIAEIWCELFRKDLTTIKRFEIDEIHGLMRQIEAWEKYSGNKDGKMKFRLYGVQRAYTRKESNQLPGLPIPVADL, from the coding sequence ATGCAATCTATCAGCAAGATAAAACACGACGGTTCCCTGACCATCGCCACAGGGCGCAGCCGGAAGGAAAAGAACTGGAGGAACCGGGAAATGGTTTGGTCCGAGCTGGTGGAAAGACTCAGCCGGACCACCCGGACCGGGGAAACCCTGGCCGAATATCGAAAACTGACCAAAGCCCAGCAGGGTCAAATAAAAGATGTGGGGGGTTTTGTTGGCGGCACGCTCAAGGGAGGACGGAGGAAGAGCGACGCGGTGGTCTGGCGTCAGGTGGTTACCCTGGATGCGGACTTCGTGAAGGGGGATCTCTGGGCCTCGGTGGAGATGATGCTGGGTTGTGCCTGTGTGGTGTATTCTACGCACGCCCACAGCCCCCAAAATCCCCGTCTGAGGTTAGTTATTCCTTTATCCCGTCCTATTACGCCGGACGAATATCCGGCGGTGGCCCGGCGCATTGCGGCGGATTTAGGGATTGATTTTTTCGATGATACCACGTATGAACCCCATCGGCTGATGTATTGGCCCTCCACCTCCTCCGATGGGGAATACGTCTTTCGATTGGCTGACGAGCCTTGGTTGAATCCTGACGAGGTGTTAGCGCGGTACCCGGATTGGAAAGATCCGTCCTATTGGCCGGAATCTTCCCGGGCTCAACAGGACCGCAAAAAACTGGCCGATAAGCAGGGGGATCCTCTGGCAAAGCCGGGGATCGTGGGGGCTTTCTGCCGAACCTACACCATCCAGGACGCCATAGAAAACTTTCTTGGGGAGGTATACGGACCCTGCGGGGATGGGCGGTATACCTATTTATCAGGTTCTACTGCCGGCGGACTGGTGGTGTATGACGGGGATACTTTTGCCTATTCTCACCACGGAACGGATCCGGTGAGTGGAAAGTTGGTGAATGCCTTTGATCTGGTCCGGCTGCATTTGTTTGGGACCCGGGATGAAGAGGCGGAGCCGGGAACGCCCACTGTTAAGCTGCCTTCATACTTAGCCATGTTGGAATTTTGCCAGAATGACAATTTTGTAAAAAGTACTATCACCGAAGAGCTTTTATCCAAAGCGCAAGAGGATTTTAAAAATGACGGTGAGTGGACAAAACACCTGGAGTTTAGTAAAAAAGGCGAGATAATACCCTCTTTGAGAAACCTTGTGTTAATTCTCCGGAATGATCCGAACCTGTGTGGGATAGCATACAACTCCCACCGGGGCGCTATCGTTCTGCTGGAGCCGGTTCCCTGGCGCAAACCGGGGGAATGGAAAGGTCCGGACTGGAGCGATGATGACGATGCAGCCTTGCGGGTGTACCTGGAGAAGGTTTATAGGATATGGACCCCTTCAAAACTCAATGATGCCTTGGCCGCTGTGAGCCATGAAAGAACTTTTCATCCAATCCGTGAATATTTAGAGGGCCTTCCGGAATGGGACGGCATTCCGAGATTAGAGGAATTACTTATCGACTACTTGGGCGCGGAGGATTCCACCTATGTTCGGGCCGTGACTAAAAAGACACTAATAGCAGCCGTAGCTCGAGTGATGCAGCCGGGTTGTAAATTCGACTATATGCTGGTGCTGGTAGGACGGCAGGGTCTTGGGAAAAGTACACTTTTTACCCGTCTTGCCGGGGATTGGTTCAATGACTCGCTTAGCATGAATGACATGAAAGATAAAACGGCTGCGGAGAAATTGCAAGGGTATTGGATTTTGGAGATTGGAGAATTGGCCGGATTTAAGAAAGCGGAAGTGGAGGCGGTTAAATCATTTTTAAGCAGGCAGCGGGATGTTTATAGGCCTTCATTTGGCCGCCGTACCGTGGAGCACCCACGGCAATGTATTATTGTAGGGAGCACAAATAACGACACAGGTTTCTTGCGGGACAGTACCGGGAACCGGCGTTTTTGGCCAGTCACGGTAACCGGTGTATCAGAGGATAAGGCCTCCTGGACCCTCAACGACTATACAGTCAGTCAGATATGGGCCGAAGCTGTGGACGCCTGGAAAGCCGGAGAGAAACTTTTCCTGGAGGGAGAAGTTGCAGCAGAGGCCCAGGAACAGCAGAAGCTGGCCATGGAGAGCGACGAGCGCATAGGTATGATCAAAGAATATCTGGACAGACTGCTGCCGGAAGACTGGGAAAAAAAGAGCCTCAGTGAGCGGAGGGCATTTATCCACGGGGATGATTTTGGTCAGGAAGCAGTCGGTACAATGCAGCGTGACCGGGTTTGCATAGCTGAGATATGGTGTGAGCTGTTCCGGAAAGATTTAACAACCATCAAAAGGTTTGAAATAGATGAAATTCACGGGCTGATGCGGCAAATCGAAGCCTGGGAAAAGTACAGCGGAAACAAGGATGGAAAAATGAAATTCAGACTATACGGAGTGCAAAGAGCCTACACCAGAAAAGAATCTAATCAATTACCGGGGTTGCCAATACCGGTTGCCGACCTCTAA
- a CDS encoding VRR-NUC domain-containing protein encodes MSEGRLERRFKREVEKRGGLALKFTSPGRRGVPDRIVLLPGGRTLFVEMKAPGGQREPLQQKCARDFQAIGFSVYCLDSEEAINRFLKEVFG; translated from the coding sequence ATGAGCGAGGGACGACTGGAACGACGTTTCAAACGAGAAGTAGAAAAGCGAGGCGGTTTAGCACTGAAATTTACCTCCCCAGGCAGGCGAGGGGTGCCGGACCGGATTGTACTTCTCCCGGGAGGCCGGACTCTATTCGTGGAGATGAAAGCCCCAGGGGGGCAGAGAGAGCCGCTGCAGCAGAAGTGCGCTAGAGATTTTCAAGCCATAGGCTTTTCCGTATATTGTTTGGACAGTGAAGAAGCGATAAACCGGTTTCTCAAGGAGGTGTTTGGTTAG